Proteins from a genomic interval of Microbacterium esteraromaticum:
- a CDS encoding HepT-like ribonuclease domain-containing protein encodes MNERDERALCEIVRLCHDGTRLAERGRDWCASDELNIPGLAAESIIIKIGENVARLSAETIVANPQVPWSSIKRMRDRLAHHYEATDYDAVWATLTVELPRVRVVITSLLAETAGD; translated from the coding sequence ATGAACGAGCGGGACGAACGAGCCCTGTGCGAGATTGTCCGACTATGCCATGACGGCACCCGACTCGCCGAGCGAGGACGCGACTGGTGCGCGTCAGATGAGTTGAACATCCCCGGTCTGGCCGCCGAATCGATCATCATCAAGATCGGCGAGAACGTTGCACGGTTGAGCGCCGAGACGATTGTTGCGAACCCGCAGGTTCCCTGGTCGAGTATCAAGCGCATGCGCGATCGGCTTGCGCATCACTACGAGGCGACTGACTACGACGCGGTGTGGGCCACGCTCACCGTCGAACTGCCACGTGTTCGCGTCGTGATCACCTCGCTCCTCGCCGAGACAGCTGGCGATTGA
- a CDS encoding helix-turn-helix domain-containing protein, giving the protein MGESLRELRERAGLSQAQLAARSGVAQPNIAAYESGRRHPSAAMVDRLQAAMRPLPREALERHRDELKDLASEFGLSNIRVFGSVGQGTDTTESDLDILVTRSPNIGLLAIAEFTIAAEELLGVPVDVVTDGGLPMDHPIRQSAVAA; this is encoded by the coding sequence ATGGGAGAATCGCTGCGCGAATTGCGCGAGCGGGCGGGGCTCAGCCAAGCGCAGCTCGCGGCGCGCAGTGGTGTTGCGCAACCGAACATCGCTGCATACGAGTCGGGGCGGCGACACCCCTCGGCTGCCATGGTCGACCGATTGCAGGCGGCCATGCGCCCGCTGCCGCGCGAGGCGCTCGAACGGCATCGTGACGAGCTCAAGGATCTCGCGTCGGAATTTGGGCTGAGCAACATTCGCGTGTTCGGATCCGTTGGCCAGGGAACGGACACGACGGAGAGCGATCTCGACATCCTCGTCACCCGCTCTCCGAACATCGGGTTGCTGGCGATCGCCGAGTTCACCATCGCGGCGGAAGAGCTGCTCGGCGTCCCCGTGGACGTGGTCACTGACGGCGGGCTCCCCATGGATCATCCGATTCGCCAGTCAGCGGTGGCTGCATGA
- a CDS encoding HhH-GPD-type base excision DNA repair protein has product MALHITGDTAADTLLTENPLALLVGMLLDQQVPMETAFAGPLKIEQRTGATDAEAIAGMDPDAFLEAFKQTPAVHRFPGSMAARVQTLCQTLVDEWGGDAAALWTQGNPDGAEVLKRLKKLPGFGEQKAKIFLALLGKQYGFTGAGWREASAPYGEEGAYRSVADIVSPESLTQVREHKKAMKAAAKAAKP; this is encoded by the coding sequence ATGGCCCTTCACATCACCGGAGACACCGCCGCCGACACCCTGCTCACCGAGAACCCGCTCGCTCTGCTGGTGGGAATGCTGCTCGACCAGCAGGTTCCCATGGAGACCGCGTTCGCTGGCCCGCTCAAGATCGAACAGCGCACCGGAGCGACGGATGCCGAAGCGATCGCCGGCATGGACCCGGATGCCTTCCTCGAAGCGTTCAAGCAGACGCCGGCCGTGCATCGCTTTCCCGGTTCGATGGCGGCACGGGTGCAGACGCTCTGCCAGACTCTCGTCGATGAATGGGGCGGCGACGCTGCCGCGCTGTGGACTCAGGGGAACCCCGACGGCGCCGAAGTTCTCAAGCGCCTGAAGAAGCTGCCGGGCTTCGGTGAGCAGAAGGCCAAGATCTTCCTTGCCCTGCTCGGCAAGCAGTACGGTTTCACCGGCGCGGGCTGGCGGGAGGCATCCGCTCCCTACGGCGAAGAGGGCGCCTACCGCAGCGTCGCCGACATCGTCTCGCCCGAGTCGCTCACCCAGGTGCGCGAGCACAAGAAGGCGATGAAGGCCGCCGCGAAGGCGGCGAAGCCATGA
- a CDS encoding carbohydrate ABC transporter permease, protein MRTGAGAGASEPVVKDDAAFAVRPRQRRRRPGKRAGQYVGVPFVLPSLVILMVVVIIPIVMSLYFSMTQYSVLGSPTWVGTDNYTKLLNDDAFAAALGNTVVYTLISVPLQTVIALLLADVLARRFRNRFGAIVRSTLFIPVMSSLVVVGVVWRTILGTNDGAVNVFLEAFGLERVNFLGDPTLAIWVVGLVTVWKNIGYFLVIYYAGMMDVPAELYEASGLDGAGRFGQLWHVTIPSLRPVTLLVVILGTIWSFQVFDLVYVMTGGGPGGATTTIVMMIFRAGFQNFQMGYASAMAAVLFALILIIAVVQRKVLKSNED, encoded by the coding sequence ATGAGAACCGGGGCAGGCGCCGGAGCGAGCGAGCCGGTCGTGAAGGACGACGCAGCGTTCGCCGTCAGACCACGCCAGCGACGGCGTCGCCCCGGAAAACGGGCTGGGCAGTACGTCGGAGTGCCCTTCGTGCTGCCCAGCCTGGTGATCCTGATGGTCGTCGTGATCATCCCCATCGTGATGTCGCTGTACTTCAGCATGACGCAGTACAGCGTGCTCGGATCACCGACCTGGGTCGGCACGGACAACTACACGAAGCTGCTCAACGATGATGCGTTCGCCGCGGCGCTGGGCAATACCGTCGTCTACACGCTGATCTCGGTGCCGCTGCAGACCGTGATCGCCCTGCTGCTCGCCGATGTGCTGGCCAGACGCTTCCGCAACCGATTCGGCGCGATCGTGCGCTCGACTCTGTTCATCCCGGTGATGAGCTCCCTGGTCGTCGTGGGTGTCGTCTGGCGGACGATCCTCGGCACCAACGACGGCGCGGTGAACGTGTTCCTCGAGGCGTTCGGGCTCGAGCGCGTGAACTTCCTCGGCGACCCCACCCTGGCGATCTGGGTTGTCGGCCTGGTCACGGTCTGGAAGAACATCGGCTACTTTCTGGTCATCTACTACGCCGGGATGATGGACGTTCCGGCCGAACTGTACGAGGCGTCCGGCCTCGACGGCGCGGGGCGCTTCGGGCAGCTGTGGCACGTGACGATCCCGTCCCTGCGCCCGGTGACCCTGCTGGTGGTCATTCTCGGCACAATCTGGTCGTTCCAGGTGTTCGACCTCGTCTACGTGATGACCGGTGGTGGTCCCGGCGGTGCCACGACGACCATCGTCATGATGATCTTCCGTGCGGGGTTCCAGAACTTCCAGATGGGATACGCGAGCGCCATGGCGGCGGTGCTGTTCGCCCTGATCCTGATCATCGCGGTCGTCCAGCGGAAGGTGCTCAAGAGCAATGAAGACTGA
- a CDS encoding DUF1801 domain-containing protein, with translation MKPTGGDVAEFIAEVSPAKRQRDAETLTAMLQEVSGREPVLWGTIVGFGSCHYRYPTGNEGDMPLLAFAPRRAASTIYLESTAAHADALGRLGPHTTGVGCLYIKDLETVDLDVLRGILTASLQWSENGGGEYATITVTG, from the coding sequence ATGAAGCCGACCGGGGGTGACGTCGCGGAGTTCATCGCGGAGGTGAGCCCTGCGAAACGGCAACGGGATGCTGAGACACTGACGGCCATGCTGCAGGAGGTCTCGGGCCGCGAGCCCGTGCTGTGGGGAACGATCGTGGGGTTCGGCAGCTGCCACTATCGGTACCCGACCGGCAACGAGGGCGATATGCCGTTGCTGGCGTTCGCTCCGCGCAGGGCCGCCTCGACCATCTACCTGGAGTCGACGGCCGCGCACGCCGACGCGCTGGGCCGGCTGGGCCCGCACACGACCGGCGTCGGCTGCCTCTACATCAAGGACCTCGAAACAGTGGATCTCGACGTCCTCCGCGGCATCCTCACCGCGTCGTTGCAGTGGTCCGAGAACGGCGGCGGCGAGTACGCGACGATCACCGTCACCGGCTGA
- a CDS encoding FadR/GntR family transcriptional regulator: MTMVRRESLAERAAELLITRIRGGEWEIGGKLPGETTLAPQLGVGRSTAREAIRILAGRGILATRQGSGVFVTATDIPESWDALLERADIVAVIEARTAIEVEAASLAAERHTFAELKALRAALDEREQHRSGIGEHVETDMAFHRAIIVAAQSPVLLELFNSFAPRSRQAMTDMLRLRGHHGDDVDQGVHERIYDAIASHDVEAAAGLTRAHLQALKELLN, encoded by the coding sequence ATGACAATGGTGCGCCGCGAATCCCTCGCCGAGCGGGCCGCCGAGCTTCTCATCACTCGCATCCGGGGTGGGGAATGGGAGATCGGTGGGAAGCTGCCGGGCGAGACGACGCTCGCTCCGCAACTCGGCGTCGGGCGGTCAACGGCGCGGGAGGCGATCCGCATCCTCGCCGGGCGCGGCATCCTCGCCACTCGCCAAGGATCCGGTGTGTTCGTCACCGCCACCGACATCCCTGAAAGCTGGGATGCTCTCCTAGAGCGTGCCGATATCGTCGCGGTCATCGAGGCGAGGACCGCGATCGAGGTCGAAGCAGCCTCGCTTGCCGCCGAACGTCACACGTTCGCGGAGCTGAAGGCCCTACGCGCTGCGCTAGACGAGCGAGAACAACACCGCTCTGGCATCGGAGAGCACGTGGAGACCGACATGGCGTTCCATCGCGCCATCATCGTCGCGGCGCAGAGCCCGGTCCTCTTGGAACTCTTCAATAGCTTCGCGCCCCGCAGCCGACAAGCGATGACCGACATGCTCCGCCTTCGAGGCCACCACGGAGATGACGTCGACCAGGGAGTCCACGAACGCATCTACGACGCAATCGCCTCACATGACGTCGAAGCCGCCGCCGGGCTGACCCGCGCCCACCTCCAAGCGCTCAAGGAACTGCTCAACTAA
- the hemE gene encoding uroporphyrinogen decarboxylase: MSDLLRALAGDKPERTPVWFMRQAGRSLPEYRELRVGTRMLDACLTPDMAAEITLQPVRRHDVDAAVFFSDIVIPLRLAGVEVEIEPGRGPVFANPVRTVDDVARITQIDPADLDGTAIAEAVRLTVAELGDKPLIGFAGAPFTLAAYLIEGGPSKEHLRARAMMHADPDSWNALAGWLSRISRRFLEIQRDAGASVVQLFDSWAGSLSPADYRAHIAPHSHAALDGIGLPSIHFGVGTGPFLDDMRLGGIVDGVGVDWRMPLDEAIRIVGPDVAVQGNIDPALLQAPWPVLEAHVRDVIARGRGAKGHILNLGHGVPPETDPDQLTRIVRLAHGEI; this comes from the coding sequence ATGAGTGATCTGCTACGCGCGCTCGCCGGAGACAAGCCCGAGCGCACCCCGGTCTGGTTCATGCGTCAGGCGGGGCGGTCCCTGCCCGAGTACCGCGAGTTGCGCGTCGGCACGCGGATGCTGGATGCGTGCCTCACCCCCGATATGGCTGCCGAGATCACGCTGCAGCCGGTGCGACGCCACGATGTCGACGCCGCCGTGTTCTTCAGTGACATCGTCATCCCGCTGCGTCTGGCCGGTGTCGAGGTCGAGATCGAGCCCGGTCGCGGCCCGGTGTTCGCCAACCCCGTGCGCACCGTTGACGACGTCGCGCGCATCACACAGATCGACCCGGCTGACCTCGATGGCACGGCGATCGCTGAAGCTGTCCGCCTGACGGTGGCCGAGCTCGGCGACAAGCCTCTGATCGGATTCGCCGGCGCGCCCTTCACCCTCGCCGCGTATCTGATCGAGGGTGGTCCGTCGAAGGAGCACCTGCGTGCCCGCGCGATGATGCACGCCGACCCTGACTCGTGGAACGCCCTGGCCGGCTGGCTCTCGCGCATCTCGCGCCGGTTCCTTGAGATCCAGCGCGACGCCGGCGCGTCCGTGGTGCAGCTGTTCGATTCGTGGGCCGGTTCTCTGAGTCCCGCCGACTACCGTGCGCACATCGCCCCGCACTCGCACGCCGCGCTCGACGGCATCGGTCTGCCCAGCATCCACTTCGGTGTCGGAACGGGGCCGTTCCTGGACGACATGCGTCTCGGTGGGATCGTCGATGGCGTCGGTGTCGACTGGCGGATGCCCTTGGATGAGGCGATCCGCATCGTCGGCCCGGACGTGGCCGTGCAGGGAAACATCGACCCGGCACTGTTGCAGGCGCCGTGGCCGGTGCTCGAAGCGCACGTGCGCGACGTCATCGCGCGCGGGCGCGGCGCCAAGGGGCACATCCTCAACCTCGGCCACGGCGTTCCGCCCGAGACCGACCCCGACCAGCTGACGCGCATCGTGCGGCTCGCCCACGGCGAGATCTGA
- a CDS encoding adenylyltransferase/cytidyltransferase family protein: MTDEAPKKHQDYNPGPRVGITFSTFDLLHAGHIMMLAEAKRQCDYLICGLQMDPTLDRPEKNAPTQTVVERYIQLRGCEYVDEIVPYSTEQDLEDILRSFKLDVRIVGDEYIDRDFTGREYCEQAGIELYFNSRNHRFSSSGLRKIVAAKEAERLSRA; encoded by the coding sequence ATGACGGACGAAGCGCCCAAGAAGCACCAGGACTACAATCCGGGACCGCGGGTGGGGATCACCTTCTCTACCTTCGATCTGCTGCACGCCGGGCACATCATGATGCTCGCCGAGGCGAAGCGGCAGTGCGATTATCTGATCTGCGGTCTGCAGATGGATCCGACCCTCGACCGGCCCGAGAAGAACGCGCCGACCCAGACGGTCGTCGAGCGCTACATTCAGCTGCGCGGGTGCGAATACGTCGACGAGATCGTGCCGTACTCGACCGAGCAGGACCTCGAAGACATCCTGCGCTCGTTCAAGCTCGATGTGCGCATCGTTGGCGATGAGTACATCGACCGTGACTTCACCGGCCGCGAGTACTGCGAGCAGGCCGGCATCGAGCTGTACTTCAACAGCCGCAACCACCGCTTCTCCAGCTCGGGGCTGCGCAAGATCGTCGCCGCGAAGGAAGCCGAGCGTCTCTCCCGGGCCTGA
- a CDS encoding 2-isopropylmalate synthase produces MTSSTFPTLATPAGPIPGEAPTWNRQRHSQMPSHRYQDVYSRVSLPLTTRDWPANRLTTAPLWVPVDLRDGNQALAEPMDPTRKRRFFELMVAMGYKEIEVGYPSASQTDYDFVRLVAETDIAPDDVTIVVFTPARRDLIRRTVESIRGMRNPVVIHMYTATAPTWRALVLGQDRDSLKALILSGGRDVIEFAGHLPNVRFEFSPEVFNLTEPDYVLDVCDSMTTLWDAAPERPVILNLPATVEIATPNVYADQIEYMHKNLARRDAVILSVHPHNDRGTGVACAELAVLAGAQRVEGCIFGNGERTGNVDLATLALNLHAQGIDPMIDFSDIDEIRRTVEHCNRTEIHPRHPYVGDLVHTAFSGTHQDAIKKGFAEHRTRSAAEGRPESEIAWRVPYLPIDPADIGRNYDAVIRVNSQSGKGGIAYLLEAEYGIELPRRLQIDFARHVQQHTDETGSEVTAEQLWSIFNATYLATRADAPIELVGYDTTDQNTTITLRAGGIEHTTTHDGVGPVEALTAALEQRGFPVEILNLHQASTSAGNDSDAITLVEYRHGPRTAWVAGKDRSVLTASLTAIMNTTADKPGAIAR; encoded by the coding sequence ATGACCAGCAGCACCTTCCCGACCCTCGCCACCCCCGCAGGCCCTATCCCGGGCGAAGCGCCAACGTGGAACCGCCAACGGCACTCGCAGATGCCTTCTCACCGCTACCAGGACGTGTACTCCCGCGTCTCGTTGCCGCTCACTACCCGTGACTGGCCCGCCAACCGGCTGACGACAGCACCGCTGTGGGTGCCGGTGGACCTGCGCGACGGGAACCAAGCTCTGGCCGAGCCGATGGACCCAACCCGCAAACGGCGCTTCTTCGAGCTGATGGTCGCGATGGGCTACAAAGAGATCGAGGTCGGGTACCCGTCGGCCTCGCAGACGGACTACGACTTTGTCCGCCTCGTCGCCGAAACTGACATCGCACCCGACGACGTCACAATTGTGGTCTTCACCCCGGCGCGGCGCGATCTGATCAGGCGCACCGTGGAGTCCATCCGCGGCATGCGCAATCCCGTCGTGATCCACATGTACACCGCCACCGCCCCCACCTGGCGCGCACTCGTCCTCGGCCAGGACCGCGACAGTTTGAAAGCGCTGATCTTGTCAGGCGGCCGGGACGTGATCGAGTTCGCAGGGCACCTGCCGAACGTCAGGTTCGAGTTCTCGCCCGAGGTATTCAACCTCACCGAACCCGATTACGTTCTCGACGTTTGCGACTCGATGACCACCCTGTGGGATGCTGCGCCGGAGCGCCCGGTAATCCTGAATCTTCCGGCGACCGTGGAGATCGCGACACCGAACGTGTATGCCGACCAGATCGAGTACATGCACAAGAACCTCGCCCGCCGCGATGCCGTGATCCTCTCGGTGCACCCCCACAACGACCGCGGCACCGGTGTTGCGTGCGCCGAGCTCGCAGTCCTCGCCGGTGCGCAACGAGTTGAGGGCTGCATCTTCGGCAACGGCGAACGCACCGGGAACGTCGACCTCGCCACCCTCGCTCTAAACCTACATGCGCAGGGCATCGACCCGATGATCGACTTCTCCGACATTGACGAGATTCGACGCACCGTCGAGCACTGCAACCGCACCGAGATCCACCCCCGTCACCCCTACGTCGGCGATCTCGTCCACACCGCTTTCTCCGGCACCCACCAGGACGCAATCAAGAAGGGCTTCGCCGAACACCGCACCCGCTCCGCCGCAGAGGGCCGACCTGAGTCGGAGATCGCGTGGCGGGTCCCGTACCTGCCCATCGACCCGGCCGACATCGGACGTAACTACGACGCCGTGATCCGCGTGAACTCACAATCCGGCAAAGGCGGCATCGCCTACTTGCTGGAGGCCGAGTACGGGATTGAACTCCCGCGCCGCCTCCAGATCGACTTCGCCCGCCACGTCCAACAACACACCGACGAGACCGGCAGCGAAGTCACCGCCGAACAGCTCTGGAGCATCTTCAACGCCACGTACCTCGCCACTCGGGCCGATGCCCCCATCGAACTCGTCGGATACGACACGACCGACCAGAACACCACCATCACGCTCCGGGCTGGCGGCATCGAGCACACCACCACACACGATGGTGTCGGGCCTGTCGAAGCACTCACCGCAGCGCTCGAGCAGCGTGGATTCCCGGTCGAGATATTGAACCTTCACCAGGCCAGCACCAGCGCCGGCAATGACAGCGACGCCATCACCCTCGTCGAATACCGCCACGGCCCGCGCACCGCATGGGTCGCAGGCAAAGACCGATCCGTCCTTACCGCCTCCTTGACCGCCATCATGAACACGACAGCAGATAAACCCGGAGCGATCGCGCGGTGA
- a CDS encoding glutamyl-tRNA reductase, giving the protein MLFCVTASHKTASFDLLERLSRTPDTVAPNLVDAGAQGAVVLATCNRFEAYIEADDFEQHTVVEAVALATGIPATDLHGSSRVIGDRHVAEHLFAVASGLESVVSGEGEIAGQVRRALTVAREAGTTSSELERLFQRASQAQRKVKNVTALHRAGRSLVRLSLELADSRIADWAAERVLLVGTGEYAAVTLATLRERGAVDISVYSPSGRAELFAKKYGITPVFDDEYAAVAQRSTLLITCTTATEPVLGPAQFARNGNEAGAGCPMGPMAADAPHSQLVIDLGMPRNVDLTVAQLEGVALLDLETIRLHAPLEELQATDAARVVVREAAESFHLDGSRQSVTPSVVAFRTHIFGLLEAEIDRARRRGDEDGLVEQAMRHLAGVLLHTPTTRAHELAAEGRGAEFAAAMQTLYGLGPDAGADATVTAIA; this is encoded by the coding sequence GTGCTGTTCTGCGTCACGGCCAGTCACAAGACGGCCTCCTTCGATCTGCTCGAACGCCTCAGCCGCACCCCCGACACCGTCGCACCCAACCTGGTGGATGCCGGTGCGCAGGGCGCGGTCGTGCTGGCGACGTGCAACCGCTTCGAGGCGTACATCGAAGCGGACGACTTCGAGCAGCACACCGTTGTCGAGGCGGTCGCGCTGGCCACGGGCATCCCGGCGACCGACCTGCACGGGTCGTCACGCGTCATCGGCGATCGCCACGTCGCCGAGCATCTGTTCGCCGTGGCGTCGGGACTGGAGTCGGTCGTCTCGGGTGAGGGCGAGATCGCCGGTCAGGTGCGCCGTGCATTGACCGTCGCCCGCGAGGCGGGCACCACGTCATCCGAGCTGGAGCGCCTGTTCCAGCGCGCCAGCCAGGCCCAGCGCAAAGTCAAGAACGTCACCGCTTTGCACCGCGCCGGCCGTTCGCTGGTGCGTCTCTCGCTCGAGCTCGCCGACAGTCGCATCGCCGACTGGGCCGCCGAGCGGGTGCTGCTGGTCGGCACGGGTGAATATGCGGCCGTCACGCTGGCGACGCTGCGCGAACGCGGCGCCGTCGACATCTCGGTGTACTCGCCGTCGGGCCGCGCCGAGCTGTTCGCGAAGAAGTACGGCATCACACCGGTGTTCGATGACGAGTACGCCGCTGTCGCCCAGCGGTCGACGTTGCTGATCACGTGCACCACCGCGACCGAGCCCGTGCTCGGCCCGGCGCAGTTCGCGCGCAACGGGAACGAGGCGGGCGCAGGTTGCCCGATGGGTCCGATGGCGGCGGATGCCCCGCATTCGCAGCTGGTGATTGACCTGGGCATGCCCCGCAACGTCGACCTCACCGTCGCACAGCTCGAAGGCGTCGCGCTGCTCGATCTTGAGACCATCCGCCTGCACGCACCGCTGGAGGAGCTGCAGGCCACCGATGCCGCCCGCGTCGTGGTGCGCGAGGCCGCCGAGAGCTTCCACCTCGACGGGTCACGCCAGAGCGTCACCCCGTCGGTCGTCGCGTTCCGCACGCACATCTTCGGGCTGCTCGAAGCCGAGATCGATCGCGCGCGCCGCCGCGGCGACGAAGACGGACTGGTCGAGCAGGCGATGCGCCACCTCGCCGGCGTGCTGCTGCACACGCCCACCACGCGCGCGCACGAGCTGGCCGCCGAGGGGCGCGGCGCCGAGTTCGCCGCGGCGATGCAGACGCTGTACGGCCTCGGGCCGGATGCTGGCGCCGACGCCACGGTGACCGCCATCGCCTGA
- a CDS encoding ABC transporter substrate-binding protein produces MNMKYRTIAAVTCVGALTALAACTTDGAAADKALEVWMPTTFAAATADEEAATWRSILAPFEEEHGVEVNVTLVPWASYEEKYLTGVSSGQGPDVGYMYTEMMGDYVSNGALAPFDDHLSEETTSKMLYLDQGKVDGSQYAMPFVVGGIRLLWGNMDLLASAGIDEVPTTWDEFLDDARTLHEAGITPLYQEWGAPNRGMLNATYFPLLWQAGGEILNEEGTATAFNSDAGLAAAEFLKTLLDEDLMPADVSGLTPEEVQSAFYEGETAFFFGSDGTWADLEQTEMNVEFVPGLVGKQAGTFVASDALVMFESCADKQLCADLVAFLLGGDQMAEFHQQIVAYPPVATDEQSEPTKFTETYAESAESLHSLPIAAGGAGVYNALYENLQQMVLGQKSPQQALADAAEAGDAALAQAR; encoded by the coding sequence ATGAACATGAAGTACCGGACGATCGCCGCAGTCACATGCGTCGGCGCTCTGACTGCACTGGCTGCTTGTACGACGGACGGCGCGGCCGCTGACAAGGCTCTCGAAGTGTGGATGCCCACCACCTTCGCCGCGGCAACAGCCGACGAGGAGGCCGCGACCTGGCGAAGCATCCTTGCCCCGTTCGAAGAAGAACACGGCGTCGAGGTCAATGTCACCCTGGTCCCCTGGGCCAGCTACGAGGAGAAGTACCTCACGGGTGTCTCCAGTGGACAGGGGCCCGACGTCGGCTACATGTACACCGAGATGATGGGTGACTACGTGTCGAACGGAGCACTCGCGCCGTTCGATGATCACCTCTCCGAAGAGACCACGTCGAAGATGCTGTACCTCGACCAGGGAAAGGTCGACGGCAGCCAGTACGCCATGCCCTTCGTCGTCGGCGGCATCCGACTGCTGTGGGGGAACATGGACCTGCTCGCCTCTGCAGGCATCGACGAGGTCCCAACGACATGGGACGAATTCCTCGACGATGCCCGAACCCTGCACGAAGCGGGCATCACCCCGCTGTACCAGGAGTGGGGCGCACCGAACCGCGGAATGCTCAACGCGACTTACTTCCCGCTCCTCTGGCAGGCCGGCGGAGAGATTCTGAACGAGGAGGGCACGGCGACGGCGTTCAACAGCGACGCGGGTCTCGCCGCCGCCGAGTTCCTCAAGACCCTGCTCGACGAGGACCTGATGCCCGCCGATGTCTCCGGCCTCACGCCGGAGGAAGTGCAGAGCGCCTTCTACGAGGGGGAGACCGCATTCTTCTTCGGCAGTGACGGAACGTGGGCCGACCTGGAGCAGACCGAGATGAACGTTGAGTTCGTCCCGGGACTCGTAGGCAAGCAGGCGGGCACGTTCGTGGCCAGTGACGCGCTTGTGATGTTCGAGTCCTGCGCCGATAAGCAGCTGTGCGCTGATCTCGTTGCCTTCCTGCTCGGTGGTGACCAGATGGCCGAGTTCCACCAGCAGATCGTCGCCTACCCGCCGGTGGCGACCGATGAGCAGAGCGAACCGACGAAGTTCACCGAGACGTATGCCGAATCGGCGGAGTCTCTGCATTCGCTGCCGATCGCGGCCGGTGGCGCCGGCGTGTACAACGCCCTGTACGAGAACCTGCAGCAGATGGTTCTCGGCCAGAAGTCTCCGCAGCAGGCGCTCGCCGACGCCGCCGAGGCGGGCGACGCCGCACTGGCGCAGGCACGATGA
- a CDS encoding glycoside hydrolase 5 family protein, with translation MPAFSSPDAPLRFGANYTPSKEWMHSWLSLDLDAVRRDFAGLAELGLDHVRVFPLWPVLQPNRTLIRDEAVADVRAVVDVAAEFGLDASVDVIQGHLSSFDFVPSWLFTWHDKNMFTHPDALSGQVALVERLGAALGDAGNFLGFTLGNETNQFSARNHPHPWPVTESDAAHWITTLLDAAERSAPDQPHVHSEYDAAWYMDGHGFTPALASRLGAMTTVHSWIFNGTAQRYGGRSVASDRHAEYMIELSRAFQTDARRPIWLQEVGAPSNCLSTDEMPDFLEATVRSAARTENLWGVTWWCSHDVSRALADYPELEYSLGLIDNDGAAKPIGRRFAEIIPELRERPSAPARSLGIVVEVDEGDVPVSRAALSPGGAVFEAWVQACASGADATFVTSTDAADAALLARRGITELLVPDSADGVGTYSSNNTVV, from the coding sequence ATGCCCGCGTTCTCCTCCCCCGACGCACCGCTGCGCTTCGGCGCCAACTACACCCCGTCGAAGGAGTGGATGCACTCCTGGCTCTCGCTCGATCTCGATGCCGTGCGTCGAGACTTCGCGGGCCTTGCCGAGCTCGGTCTCGATCACGTGCGTGTCTTTCCGCTGTGGCCGGTGCTGCAGCCCAACCGCACCCTGATCCGCGATGAGGCCGTCGCCGACGTGCGTGCCGTGGTCGACGTCGCCGCGGAGTTCGGGCTCGACGCCAGCGTCGACGTCATCCAGGGGCACCTGTCGAGTTTTGACTTCGTGCCGTCCTGGCTGTTCACCTGGCACGACAAGAACATGTTCACCCACCCTGACGCGCTCAGCGGACAGGTGGCGCTGGTCGAGCGCCTGGGCGCGGCACTCGGCGACGCGGGCAACTTCCTCGGGTTCACCCTCGGCAACGAGACCAATCAGTTCTCGGCGCGCAATCACCCGCATCCGTGGCCCGTGACCGAGTCCGACGCCGCCCACTGGATCACCACGCTGCTCGATGCCGCCGAGCGTTCCGCACCCGACCAGCCGCACGTGCACAGCGAGTACGACGCCGCCTGGTACATGGACGGCCACGGCTTCACCCCCGCGCTCGCGTCACGGTTGGGTGCCATGACGACCGTGCACTCGTGGATCTTCAACGGCACCGCTCAGCGCTACGGCGGCCGGTCGGTAGCATCCGATCGCCACGCCGAGTACATGATCGAGCTCTCACGCGCCTTCCAAACCGACGCGCGGCGACCGATCTGGCTGCAGGAGGTCGGTGCGCCGTCGAACTGCCTGAGCACCGATGAGATGCCCGACTTTCTCGAAGCGACCGTGCGCAGCGCGGCGCGCACCGAGAACCTGTGGGGCGTCACCTGGTGGTGCTCGCACGATGTCAGCCGCGCGTTGGCCGACTACCCCGAGCTGGAGTACTCGCTGGGGCTGATCGACAACGATGGCGCCGCCAAGCCCATCGGGCGCCGCTTCGCCGAGATCATCCCCGAGCTGCGCGAGCGCCCGAGCGCCCCGGCGCGGTCGCTGGGCATCGTCGTCGAGGTGGACGAGGGTGATGTGCCTGTCAGCCGCGCGGCGCTCAGCCCCGGCGGTGCCGTGTTCGAGGCGTGGGTGCAGGCCTGCGCATCGGGTGCGGATGCGACGTTCGTCACCTCGACCGATGCGGCGGATGCCGCCCTGCTCGCCCGCCGTGGCATCACCGAGCTGCTGGTCCCGGACTCCGCCGACGGCGTGGGCACCTACTCGTCGAACAACACCGTCGTCTGA